In a single window of the Apteryx mantelli isolate bAptMan1 chromosome 11, bAptMan1.hap1, whole genome shotgun sequence genome:
- the LOC136992983 gene encoding olfactory receptor 14J1-like, giving the protein MPRDSKKSNSSSLNEFLLLAFADKRELQLLHFSLFLGIYLAALLGNGLLITAVTCDHRLHTPMYFFLLILSVLDLGSISVTVPKSMANSLWDTRAISYSGCAAQVFFFFFLFASEYYLLTVMAYDRYIAICKPLHYETLMGSRACVKMAAAAWGSSFVNALLHTANTFSIPLCQGNIVEQFFCEIPQILKLSCSDSYLREVGVIAFSASVIFGCFIFIVLSYMQIFTAVLRIPSEQGRNKAFSTCIPHLAVVSLFVSTIIFAYLKPPSISSPAMDLVVTVLYAVVPPTLNPLIYSMRNKELKDALTKV; this is encoded by the coding sequence atgcccagagacagcaaaaagtccaacagcagctccctcaatgagttcctcctcctggcatttgcagacaagcgggagctgcagctcttgcacttctcgctcttcctgggcatctacctggctgccctcctgggcaatggcctcctcatcacagctgtaacctgcgaccaccgcctccacacccccatgtacttcttcctcctcatcctctctgttctggaccttggctccatctctgtcactgtccccaaatccatggccaattccctgtgggacaccagggccatttcctactcaggatgtgctgcccaggtctttttcttcttttttttatttgcatcagagtattatctcctcacagtcatggcctatgatcgctacattgccatttgtaaacccctgcactacgagaccctcatgggcagcagagcttgtgtcaaaatggcagcagctgcctggggcagtagttttgtcaatgctctcctgcacactgctaacaccttttcaataccactctgccaaggcaatatcgtggagcaattcttctgtgagattccccagatcctcaagctctcctgctcagactcctacctcagggaagttggggttattgcatttagtgcttctgtaatatttgggtgtttcattttcattgtgctgtcctacatgcagatcttcactgctgtgctgaggatcccctctgagcagggccgaaacaaagccttttccacgtgcatccctcacctggcagtggtctccctgtttgtcagcactatcatctttgcctacctgaagcccccctccatctcctccccagctatggatctggtggtaactgttctgtacgcagttgtgcctccaactctgaaccctctcatctatagcatgaggaacaaggagctgaaagatgccctgacgaaagtg